From Frateuria aurantia DSM 6220, one genomic window encodes:
- the hda gene encoding DnaA regulatory inactivator Hda, whose product MTTPQIPLQLRWPLRQRFEYFLPGDNAASIELIRAAATHTGGDWVVVCGPSRSGRTHLLIAACQAAIALREPAQYLPLKHLPDLTLALRGMSGTGVLALDDIDAVAGNHEAEVALFDLYNRGRAHGGHLLFSTPKLPSQLGIQLPDLRSRLGACTLAVLRPLDDEQRREMLRRQAARRGLELDDGVLDWLFSRFSRDPGDLIELLERIDRASLAARRKVTIPFLRSMVPGQVIDLPSD is encoded by the coding sequence ATGACCACACCCCAGATTCCGCTGCAGCTGCGCTGGCCATTGCGCCAGCGTTTCGAGTACTTCCTGCCGGGCGACAATGCCGCCTCGATCGAGCTGATCCGGGCGGCGGCCACCCATACCGGTGGAGACTGGGTGGTGGTCTGCGGCCCTTCCCGCAGCGGACGGACCCATCTGCTGATCGCGGCCTGCCAGGCGGCGATCGCCTTGCGCGAACCGGCGCAGTACCTGCCGCTGAAGCATTTGCCGGATCTGACTCTGGCCTTGCGCGGCATGAGCGGTACCGGGGTGCTGGCGCTGGATGATATCGATGCCGTGGCCGGCAACCACGAGGCCGAAGTCGCCTTGTTCGACTTGTACAACCGTGGCCGGGCCCATGGCGGGCACTTGTTGTTCAGTACCCCGAAGCTGCCCTCCCAGCTGGGAATCCAGCTGCCGGATCTGCGTTCGCGGCTGGGGGCCTGCACCCTGGCGGTGCTGCGGCCACTGGATGACGAGCAGCGCCGCGAGATGCTGCGAAGGCAGGCGGCCCGACGCGGTCTGGAGCTGGATGACGGCGTGCTCGACTGGCTGTTTTCCCGCTTTTCGCGCGATCCCGGCGATTTGATCGAATTGCTGGAGCGCATCGATCGCGCCTCGCTGGCAGCTCGGCGCAAGGTCACGATTCCCTTCCTGCGTTCCATGGTGCCAGGTCAAGTCATTGATTTGCCGTCCGATTGA
- the yajC gene encoding preprotein translocase subunit YajC has product MIASMPFVLAQAAAPQGPNSLLTFAPLLVLFVVFYFVMIRPQMKKQKETRAMLSALARGDEVVTSGGVAGKIEEVGDSFTTLEIAPSVKIRVQKGAISQVLPKGTLKNS; this is encoded by the coding sequence ATGATTGCTTCCATGCCGTTCGTACTCGCGCAAGCCGCCGCGCCCCAGGGGCCGAATTCGCTGCTGACCTTCGCGCCGCTGCTGGTGCTGTTCGTGGTCTTCTATTTCGTGATGATCCGCCCGCAGATGAAGAAGCAGAAGGAAACCCGGGCGATGCTGTCGGCCCTGGCCCGTGGCGATGAAGTCGTGACCAGCGGTGGCGTGGCCGGCAAGATCGAAGAGGTCGGTGACAGCTTCACCACTCTCGAGATCGCACCTTCGGTCAAGATCCGGGTGCAGAAAGGCGCAATCTCGCAGGTGCTGCCCAAGGGCACGCTGAAGAACTCCTGA
- the secD gene encoding protein translocase subunit SecD, with product MSDFPRWKYALVAVILLFGIVYALPNTFVPAPSVEVLASHGAVLDDSTKDKIATALTQQHMSYGQLQLDGDRLRVNFANADAQAKAADVIHNALGENYTVALNLASTVPAWLRSLHAGAMPLGLDLQGGVHFLLEVDKNAVVSGLESRYADDIRGSLHDHHINFDSVSQVGGPGQGINIVLRNTADRDAARNQIQLDNPSLDVTDQTAAGGAPALLAKIKPAELAARDQAAITQNVATLRNRINQLGVSEPVIQQQGDDQIVVELAGVQDPAQAKRILGEVATLEYRAGYGSPQQAIEAERSGNVPPDARLYHGTHGEPYLLSKRVIATGNQLIDASSGFDQQTGTPMVSVTLNSSGANNMLAFTSASVGKPMGVVYIERTTDIKMVDGKEVRTPHTTEQVISYANIAGVFGKNFQTSGLASPQAASELALLLKGGSLAAPVDIVQQQVVGPSLGQDNIHKGLMAVLLGLGLVLVAAAIYYKLFGIVADIALFFNLVLLVAVMSMIGVTLTMPGIAGIVLTLGMAIDANVLICERIREELRNGSTPLASIRAGYDKAWGTILDANVTHLIAALALTTMGSGPIRGFGITLLIGILTSMFTSVTLTHAITALIHHGRKLKTLSV from the coding sequence ATGAGTGATTTTCCTCGCTGGAAGTACGCGCTGGTCGCGGTGATTCTCCTGTTCGGCATTGTCTATGCCTTGCCGAATACCTTTGTCCCCGCGCCTTCGGTGGAAGTGCTGGCCAGCCATGGCGCGGTACTGGATGATTCGACCAAGGACAAGATCGCCACCGCGCTGACACAGCAACACATGAGCTACGGCCAGCTGCAGCTGGACGGTGATCGCCTGCGGGTGAACTTCGCCAATGCCGATGCGCAGGCCAAGGCCGCGGACGTGATCCACAATGCGCTGGGCGAAAACTACACGGTGGCCCTGAATCTGGCGTCGACCGTTCCGGCCTGGCTGCGCAGCCTGCATGCAGGCGCGATGCCGCTGGGTCTGGATCTGCAGGGCGGCGTGCACTTCCTGCTGGAAGTCGACAAGAATGCCGTGGTCAGCGGTCTGGAGTCGCGGTACGCCGACGATATCCGCGGCTCGCTGCACGATCACCATATCAATTTCGACAGTGTCAGCCAGGTCGGTGGTCCGGGGCAGGGCATCAATATCGTGCTGCGCAATACGGCCGATCGCGATGCTGCCCGCAACCAGATCCAGCTGGACAATCCCAGCCTGGATGTGACGGACCAGACCGCTGCCGGCGGTGCGCCCGCCTTGCTGGCCAAGATCAAGCCGGCCGAGCTGGCCGCGCGTGATCAGGCGGCGATCACCCAGAACGTGGCCACCTTGCGCAACCGCATCAACCAGCTGGGCGTGTCCGAGCCGGTGATCCAGCAGCAGGGCGATGACCAGATCGTGGTCGAACTGGCCGGCGTGCAGGATCCGGCCCAGGCCAAGCGCATTCTGGGCGAGGTCGCGACCCTGGAATACCGCGCCGGCTACGGCTCGCCGCAGCAGGCCATCGAAGCCGAGCGCAGCGGCAATGTGCCGCCCGATGCGCGGCTGTATCACGGCACCCATGGTGAACCCTATCTGCTGAGCAAGCGGGTGATCGCCACCGGCAACCAGCTGATCGATGCCTCCTCCGGTTTCGACCAGCAGACCGGTACGCCGATGGTGTCGGTGACCCTCAATTCCAGCGGCGCCAACAATATGCTGGCCTTCACCTCGGCCAGTGTCGGCAAGCCGATGGGCGTGGTCTATATCGAACGCACCACCGACATCAAGATGGTCGACGGCAAGGAGGTGCGCACTCCGCACACTACCGAGCAGGTCATCAGCTACGCCAATATCGCCGGCGTGTTCGGAAAGAACTTCCAGACCAGCGGTCTGGCTTCGCCGCAGGCCGCCTCCGAGCTGGCCCTGCTGCTGAAGGGGGGCTCGCTGGCGGCCCCGGTCGATATCGTGCAGCAGCAGGTGGTCGGTCCCAGCCTGGGCCAGGACAATATCCACAAGGGTCTGATGGCGGTGCTGCTGGGTCTGGGCCTGGTGCTGGTCGCTGCCGCGATCTATTACAAGCTGTTCGGCATCGTCGCGGACATCGCCTTGTTCTTCAATCTGGTTCTGCTGGTAGCCGTGATGTCGATGATCGGGGTCACTCTGACCATGCCGGGCATTGCCGGCATCGTGCTGACCCTGGGCATGGCCATCGATGCCAATGTGCTGATCTGCGAGCGCATCCGCGAAGAGCTGCGCAACGGCTCGACGCCGCTGGCCTCGATCCGCGCCGGTTATGACAAGGCCTGGGGCACCATTCTCGATGCCAACGTCACCCATTTGATCGCCGCGCTGGCCCTGACCACGATGGGCTCGGGTCCGATCCGTGGCTTCGGCATCACCTTGCTGATCGGCATTCTGACGTCGATGTTCACCTCGGTGACGTTGACCCACGCGATCACGGCCCTGATCCACCACGGGCGCAAGCTCAAGACCTTGTCGGTCTGA
- the secF gene encoding protein translocase subunit SecF has protein sequence MEIFNHNSRINFLGARKFTIGLAVLLMLASVVLLMTRGLNYGLEFTGGVSMEVSYAKPVDVADVRQALESHGIENPVVATLGGSRGVSIRLQPKDDPGSLQAAKLSASAQADRVATDVMAALKSSRADATLDSRSFARPQVGAELRSDGSIAALFVIIGIGLYLWIRFERRFAIAALLTEIHDVLVTLGIIALVRREFDLTVLASVLAVIGYSINDKVVVFDRIRELFRSTRKAEPVEVLNRSINSTLSRTIITSLFTGIAMAALFFFGGPAVHGFAVTMLIGIVVGTLSSIFVASPILLWLGVSKKDLMPVTRDNPELERRP, from the coding sequence ATGGAAATTTTCAATCACAACAGTCGCATCAACTTCCTGGGCGCGCGCAAGTTCACGATCGGTCTGGCCGTGCTGTTGATGCTGGCCTCGGTCGTGCTGCTGATGACGCGTGGGCTGAACTACGGCCTGGAATTCACCGGCGGCGTCTCGATGGAAGTCAGCTACGCCAAGCCGGTGGACGTCGCCGACGTGCGCCAGGCACTGGAGTCGCACGGCATCGAGAATCCGGTGGTCGCCACCCTGGGCGGCAGCCGCGGCGTATCGATCCGCCTGCAGCCCAAGGACGATCCGGGCTCGCTGCAGGCCGCCAAGCTCAGCGCCTCGGCCCAGGCCGATCGCGTCGCTACGGACGTGATGGCGGCATTGAAGAGCAGCCGCGCCGATGCGACCCTGGACAGCCGCAGCTTCGCCCGTCCGCAGGTCGGCGCCGAGCTGCGCAGCGACGGCAGCATCGCTGCGCTGTTCGTCATCATCGGCATCGGCCTGTATCTGTGGATCCGTTTCGAACGACGCTTCGCGATCGCGGCCCTGCTGACTGAAATTCACGATGTGCTGGTGACTCTGGGTATCATCGCCCTGGTCCGTCGCGAATTCGACCTGACCGTGCTGGCCTCGGTGCTGGCCGTGATCGGCTATTCGATCAACGACAAGGTGGTGGTGTTCGACCGCATCCGCGAGCTGTTCCGTTCCACCCGCAAGGCCGAGCCGGTGGAGGTGCTGAACCGCTCGATCAACAGTACCTTGTCCCGTACCATCATCACCTCGCTGTTCACCGGCATCGCGATGGCGGCGCTGTTTTTCTTCGGCGGTCCCGCCGTGCACGGCTTTGCGGTGACGATGCTGATCGGCATCGTGGTCGGCACCCTGTCCTCGATCTTTGTGGCCAGCCCGATCCTGCTGTGGCTGGGCGTGTCCAAGAAGGATCTGATGCCGGTCACCCGCGACAATCCCGAGCTGGAGCGTCGCCCTTGA
- a CDS encoding response regulator has translation MIGIVLIDDHLLVRQGYQLMMAGASDMQVLGTASTALQGLQLIRSLHPDVAVVDVCLPDMSGIELTERIRRSGLKVSVVIATMLADRRLPRRLLNVGATGYVTKECSQEELLSAIRLAARGRRYLAATVAQEVALASLGDSCSPFDRLSRRELEVAMMLAKGQTLSAIADQLSLSPKTVSTHKQRLLDKLELDNVVGLARLMSAYGVLDVTPGPGQGEP, from the coding sequence ATGATCGGCATCGTCTTGATCGATGACCACTTGCTGGTCAGGCAGGGTTACCAGCTGATGATGGCCGGGGCTTCGGACATGCAGGTGCTGGGTACGGCCAGTACCGCCCTGCAGGGATTGCAGTTGATCCGGAGCCTGCATCCTGACGTGGCCGTGGTGGATGTCTGTCTGCCCGACATGAGCGGCATCGAGCTGACCGAACGGATCAGGCGCAGCGGGCTGAAGGTGAGCGTGGTGATCGCCACCATGCTGGCCGACCGGCGCCTGCCGCGGCGCCTGCTCAATGTCGGCGCCACCGGTTATGTCACCAAGGAATGTTCGCAGGAGGAGCTGCTCAGCGCGATCCGTCTGGCGGCCAGGGGGCGCCGCTATCTGGCGGCGACGGTGGCCCAGGAAGTGGCGCTTGCCAGCCTCGGCGACAGCTGTTCGCCGTTTGACAGGCTCAGTCGGCGCGAGCTTGAAGTAGCGATGATGCTGGCCAAAGGCCAGACGCTCTCTGCGATCGCAGACCAGCTCAGCCTCAGTCCGAAAACCGTGTCTACCCACAAGCAGCGGCTGCTGGACAAGCTGGAACTGGACAATGTCGTGGGACTGGCACGGCTGATGAGTGCCTACGGGGTGCTGGACGTAACGCCTGGTCCGGGGCAGGGTGAGCCCTGA
- a CDS encoding carbohydrate porin: MNAFARLLPWILLSCAMAASADESRAWLGGDWDGARHRLAERGINFDFGYTSEDLANVRGGDRKGMVHTGQLALGTVFDLQKLWHLQGASFHFTTTYRDGHDIRARNGVDTLLQPQEIYGRGQTWRLTEMYWSQWLADDHLLFKLGRLNVGGQFGDVECTFLNQGLCGSEPGNIRGDYWYNWPTSQWALVTQIQFNASHYLKLAAYQVNPAFVERSNRFTLNPPGTIGALFPVEFGWTPKLGDNLPGAYKFGAWYTNAHTRDVYRDLNGDPAALSDLGYQMRDSSYGAYFSIEQQLSHGSGVGSKSGWRAFINATASDRQTSTVYQTLGIGAIDQGLSPGRPIDELGIGVSGLRVNPRAVANESLQYQVGERTRPADHDEYMAELFYAWQPTRWLRIQPEVQWIHHPGPVVRNQGSYTLLGAKSSIIF, translated from the coding sequence ATGAACGCTTTTGCTCGCTTGCTACCCTGGATCTTGCTGTCATGTGCCATGGCGGCGTCAGCCGACGAAAGCCGGGCCTGGCTTGGCGGTGACTGGGACGGAGCCCGCCACCGTCTGGCAGAGCGAGGTATCAACTTTGATTTCGGCTATACCTCGGAAGATCTGGCCAATGTCCGAGGGGGCGACCGCAAAGGCATGGTCCACACTGGCCAGCTGGCTCTGGGCACCGTCTTCGACCTGCAGAAACTGTGGCATCTGCAGGGCGCCAGCTTCCATTTCACCACGACCTACCGCGATGGCCACGATATCCGGGCCAGGAACGGGGTCGACACCCTGCTGCAACCCCAGGAAATCTACGGACGAGGCCAGACCTGGCGACTGACCGAAATGTACTGGAGCCAGTGGCTGGCCGATGACCATCTGCTGTTCAAGCTGGGCAGGCTCAATGTCGGCGGCCAGTTCGGTGATGTCGAATGCACCTTCCTCAACCAGGGGCTGTGCGGATCCGAGCCCGGCAACATTCGTGGTGATTACTGGTACAACTGGCCGACCAGCCAATGGGCTTTGGTCACCCAGATCCAGTTCAATGCCAGCCATTATCTGAAACTGGCGGCCTATCAGGTGAATCCGGCCTTCGTCGAACGCTCCAACAGATTCACGCTGAATCCTCCGGGTACCATTGGCGCCCTGTTCCCCGTGGAGTTTGGCTGGACGCCCAAGCTGGGCGACAACCTGCCCGGCGCCTACAAGTTCGGCGCATGGTATACCAATGCGCATACCCGGGATGTCTACCGCGATCTCAATGGCGACCCCGCCGCGCTCTCCGATCTCGGCTATCAGATGCGCGACAGCTCCTATGGCGCTTACTTCAGTATCGAACAGCAGCTCAGTCATGGTTCCGGTGTGGGTTCCAAGAGCGGCTGGCGCGCCTTTATCAACGCCACGGCCTCGGACCGGCAGACCAGCACGGTCTACCAGACTCTGGGCATCGGGGCGATTGATCAAGGTCTGAGTCCCGGTCGCCCCATCGACGAACTGGGTATCGGTGTTTCGGGGCTGCGGGTCAATCCGCGAGCCGTCGCCAACGAATCGCTGCAGTACCAGGTTGGCGAGCGCACGCGTCCCGCCGATCATGATGAATATATGGCCGAACTGTTTTACGCCTGGCAGCCGACCCGCTGGCTGCGGATTCAGCCGGAAGTGCAGTGGATCCACCATCCCGGACCGGTGGTGCGCAATCAGGGCAGCTACACCTTGCTGGGCGCCAAGTCCTCCATCATATTCTGA
- a CDS encoding c-type cytochrome, translating into MRKLHALKLAATALLLAAGTSGAIAAQTSDPLAAKGEYIARAADCAACHTLKGGKPFAGGYAIASPLGTIYATNITPSKTAGIGNWTEAQFARAVREGVSADGHHLYPAMPYPDYAGISDSDMHALYTYMTTQVAPVDGQAAHVTALGFPYGIRSSMALWNLLYLKSPSHADVDAGNTLARGRYLVNALGHCSSCHTPRNLLMATDNSRYLAGADVAGWHAPNISSDPVAGIGGWSEGELAGFLKTGHAAGKAQAAGGMAEAVENSLRYLSDSDLHAMAAYLKSVPAQHDPAVTHPAYGYGQAPARIYDLDNAPSRKSLDAAAASTPIGEALLASRTYTDLPNVTEGARLFTDACASCHQPSGAGTEDHYYPSLYHNSATGGVTANNLVMAILHGVDRTGADGPTYMPAFDRDMNDAQIAAVSNFVASSYGNPALKVDAAQVKMLRAGGPPPALKLWMPRLLALGAIVILLLAGLLITLLRRKRSR; encoded by the coding sequence ATGCGCAAACTCCATGCCTTGAAACTCGCCGCAACGGCCTTGCTGCTGGCAGCAGGCACCAGCGGCGCCATCGCGGCCCAGACCAGCGATCCGCTGGCAGCCAAGGGCGAGTACATCGCCCGCGCGGCCGACTGCGCCGCCTGCCATACCCTCAAGGGCGGCAAGCCCTTTGCCGGCGGTTATGCCATCGCTTCACCGCTGGGCACCATCTACGCCACCAATATCACGCCGTCAAAGACGGCCGGCATCGGCAACTGGACCGAGGCCCAGTTTGCACGGGCCGTGCGCGAGGGCGTATCGGCTGACGGGCATCATCTTTACCCTGCCATGCCTTATCCCGACTATGCCGGCATCAGTGACAGCGACATGCATGCGCTGTACACCTACATGACGACCCAGGTCGCGCCGGTAGATGGCCAGGCCGCGCATGTCACCGCGCTGGGTTTCCCCTACGGCATCCGCTCCAGCATGGCCTTGTGGAATCTGCTGTATCTGAAGTCCCCCAGCCATGCCGACGTCGATGCAGGCAACACGCTGGCCAGAGGTCGTTACCTGGTCAATGCGCTAGGCCATTGCAGCAGCTGCCACACCCCGCGCAATCTGCTGATGGCGACCGACAACAGCCGCTACCTGGCCGGCGCGGATGTCGCCGGCTGGCATGCCCCCAATATCAGTTCCGACCCTGTGGCCGGCATTGGCGGCTGGTCCGAGGGTGAACTGGCCGGCTTTCTGAAAACCGGGCATGCGGCCGGCAAGGCGCAGGCCGCCGGCGGCATGGCCGAGGCCGTGGAAAACAGCCTGCGCTATCTTTCGGACAGCGATCTGCATGCCATGGCGGCATATCTGAAGTCGGTACCCGCACAGCACGATCCGGCCGTCACCCATCCCGCTTACGGATATGGACAGGCTCCGGCCCGGATCTATGATCTGGACAACGCTCCGAGCCGCAAGAGCCTGGATGCCGCCGCCGCCAGCACACCCATCGGCGAGGCCTTGCTGGCCAGCCGCACCTATACCGATCTTCCCAATGTCACCGAGGGTGCGCGCCTGTTCACCGATGCCTGTGCCAGCTGTCATCAGCCCAGCGGCGCAGGGACCGAGGATCATTACTATCCGTCCCTCTACCACAACAGCGCCACGGGTGGAGTCACGGCCAACAATCTGGTGATGGCCATCCTGCATGGCGTGGATCGTACCGGGGCGGACGGCCCGACCTATATGCCGGCCTTTGATCGGGACATGAATGATGCCCAGATCGCAGCCGTCTCCAATTTCGTGGCTTCCAGCTACGGCAACCCGGCCCTGAAGGTCGATGCCGCCCAGGTGAAGATGCTGCGCGCGGGCGGTCCGCCACCGGCCCTGAAGCTGTGGATGCCGCGACTGCTGGCTTTGGGTGCCATCGTCATCCTGCTTCTGGCCGGGCTGCTGATCACCCTGCTGCGGCGCAAACGCTCGCGTTGA
- a CDS encoding GMC family oxidoreductase — protein sequence MAVQQQYDADAIVVGSGLIGSVAAHNLARQGKSVIQLEAGPRVPRWKIVEGFRNSGNASSNGGNRNQPYPNEPWARTSFTPGYIENTGPVEYIPGMLRLVGGTTWHWGGACWRILPNDFKLKSLYGVGRDWPISYEDLEPFYSRVEIEMGVSGDDHADYSGHNGAPYPPRSVPFPVRPQELSYLSQRFAARVAEGGYPFTYQPNGRATDPYGERPACVGNNNCSPICPIGAQYSGDRHATMAERAGARLIPNAVAYKIEKGPDGKKIVAIHYYDQDGKSHRLTARYFVIAAHAIETPRLLLLSDVANSSDMVGRNLMDHNAFSLSMLADEPLWSGRGPVQQGDVLRWRDGDFRRQHGAIRYEVGNFVGNVPITRRLLEQGVMGPELDKQIRHMAARFISVSSNIESLPDPANRVSLHAHNRDKFGLPQLSINYDVSAYVRAGGEVVKQDFLNFQKLLGAEVFEKNISVWENRDHPMGTVIMGENPRDSVVNHECRTHDHDNLFLATTGVMPAAQAFNPTMTGAALAMRSTDIIAREI from the coding sequence ATGGCAGTACAACAGCAATATGACGCCGACGCCATCGTCGTAGGCTCGGGCCTGATCGGCAGCGTCGCCGCCCACAACCTGGCACGCCAGGGGAAATCCGTGATCCAGCTTGAGGCCGGCCCCCGGGTACCTCGCTGGAAAATCGTCGAAGGCTTCCGCAACTCCGGCAATGCCAGCTCCAATGGCGGCAACCGCAATCAGCCCTATCCCAATGAGCCATGGGCCCGCACCTCGTTCACGCCGGGCTATATCGAGAATACCGGCCCGGTGGAATACATCCCCGGCATGTTGCGTCTGGTCGGCGGCACCACCTGGCACTGGGGCGGAGCCTGCTGGCGGATCCTGCCGAACGATTTCAAGCTGAAGAGTCTGTATGGCGTGGGCCGCGACTGGCCGATCAGCTACGAGGACCTGGAGCCTTTCTACAGCCGGGTCGAAATAGAAATGGGTGTGTCCGGTGACGATCACGCCGATTACAGTGGCCACAACGGCGCCCCCTACCCCCCCCGCAGCGTGCCTTTCCCGGTGCGCCCGCAGGAACTGAGCTATCTCTCGCAGCGCTTTGCGGCACGCGTGGCCGAAGGCGGCTATCCCTTCACCTACCAGCCCAATGGCCGGGCCACCGACCCCTACGGCGAGCGCCCCGCCTGTGTCGGCAACAACAATTGCTCACCGATCTGCCCGATTGGTGCCCAGTACAGCGGTGATCGTCATGCGACGATGGCTGAACGCGCCGGTGCCCGGCTGATTCCCAATGCAGTGGCCTACAAGATCGAAAAGGGGCCGGACGGCAAGAAGATCGTGGCCATCCATTACTACGACCAGGATGGCAAGAGCCACCGGCTGACGGCGCGCTATTTCGTGATCGCTGCCCATGCCATCGAAACGCCGCGCCTGCTGCTGCTGTCCGACGTGGCCAATTCATCGGACATGGTCGGCCGCAACCTGATGGATCACAATGCCTTCTCGCTCAGCATGCTGGCCGATGAGCCGCTATGGTCAGGTCGCGGCCCGGTGCAACAGGGTGACGTGCTGAGGTGGCGTGATGGCGATTTCCGTCGCCAACATGGCGCCATCCGTTATGAAGTCGGCAATTTCGTGGGCAATGTGCCGATCACCCGTCGCCTGCTGGAACAGGGTGTGATGGGGCCGGAGCTGGACAAGCAGATCCGTCATATGGCCGCCCGCTTCATCTCGGTATCCTCCAATATCGAAAGCCTGCCGGATCCGGCCAACCGGGTCAGCCTGCATGCGCACAACAGGGACAAGTTCGGCCTGCCCCAGCTCAGCATCAACTATGACGTCAGCGCTTATGTCCGTGCCGGCGGTGAAGTGGTGAAGCAGGACTTTCTCAATTTCCAGAAATTGCTGGGCGCTGAAGTGTTCGAAAAGAACATTTCCGTATGGGAAAACCGCGACCACCCGATGGGCACCGTGATCATGGGCGAGAACCCCAGGGATTCGGTGGTCAACCATGAATGCCGTACCCATGATCACGACAATCTGTTCCTGGCTACCACCGGCGTGATGCCGGCCGCCCAGGCCTTCAATCCGACGATGACGGGCGCAGCCCTGGCCATGCGTTCGACCGACATCATCGCCCGGGAAATCTGA
- a CDS encoding sorbitol dehydrogenase family protein translates to MTAQYSSARAAPSTDAQPRRRFLSASLLAATTGLLTGTAASSQAGSATAATTASPAPEHFMEVSQLLTGHALNGSLAGRAWQAICLHQSDFPRRFTQLQAAIDKAGLHDMSQWSSSPVAADADLKATALAIVSAWYLGVVGEVKDRAEDGPSFITYESALMWGPTSDVTVIPTYARGGPGYWKTRPASVATD, encoded by the coding sequence ATGACTGCCCAGTACTCGTCCGCCAGAGCGGCTCCATCCACCGACGCGCAGCCGCGGCGGCGCTTCCTGTCTGCCAGCCTGCTGGCGGCCACGACCGGCCTGCTGACCGGCACCGCAGCATCCAGCCAGGCTGGTTCCGCAACGGCGGCGACGACAGCCAGCCCGGCTCCCGAACACTTCATGGAAGTCTCGCAGCTGCTGACCGGTCACGCGCTCAACGGCAGCCTCGCCGGCCGGGCCTGGCAGGCGATCTGTCTGCACCAGTCCGACTTCCCCCGTCGCTTCACTCAACTGCAGGCCGCCATCGACAAGGCCGGATTGCATGACATGAGCCAATGGAGCAGCTCCCCCGTCGCTGCCGATGCCGATCTGAAAGCCACGGCTCTGGCGATTGTCAGCGCCTGGTATCTGGGCGTGGTCGGAGAAGTGAAAGATCGTGCCGAAGACGGCCCTTCCTTTATCACGTATGAGAGCGCTCTCATGTGGGGCCCGACCTCGGACGTGACGGTGATTCCCACCTACGCCCGTGGCGGCCCCGGCTACTGGAAAACCCGACCGGCCAGCGTCGCCACCGACTGA
- a CDS encoding LysR family transcriptional regulator, producing the protein MEHLQDLALFVRIAQAQSLSEVARAAGLSSGAVSKQLSRLEAELGVQLVKRSTRHLHLTQEGIQYAAQCRQVLSQLERAREEVRMSGELVGEIRITASLPFSRRHLAPLLAEFGMRHPRVRIHLVSSDALVSLVGGGFDLAIRQAALVDSSLVARLLVGDRRIACASPDYLARHGWPQTPGDLVNHRCLLPGDPPINLWRFVDRDGGSVTVNVGSGMFQTNDGEVAHAATLAGAGIALKSIWDVADDLVSGRLVDVLPDCHSPAAPIQAVYVRGQTVVSGRVRALIDFLAERLQCSPIRHRLESRFAVSV; encoded by the coding sequence ATGGAGCATCTGCAGGATCTGGCGCTGTTTGTACGCATAGCCCAGGCGCAAAGCCTGTCGGAAGTGGCCCGTGCGGCAGGCCTTTCCAGCGGCGCCGTTTCCAAGCAGCTGAGCCGGCTCGAAGCCGAGCTGGGGGTGCAGCTGGTCAAGCGCAGCACTCGCCACCTGCATCTCACCCAGGAAGGTATTCAGTACGCGGCGCAGTGCCGGCAGGTGCTGAGCCAGCTGGAGCGGGCACGGGAAGAAGTCCGGATGAGCGGTGAGCTGGTCGGCGAGATCCGGATCACCGCCTCGCTGCCGTTCTCCCGGCGACATCTGGCGCCGTTGCTGGCCGAGTTCGGCATGCGCCACCCCCGCGTCAGGATCCATCTCGTCTCCAGTGATGCGCTGGTCAGCCTGGTGGGGGGGGGCTTCGATCTGGCCATTCGCCAGGCGGCTCTGGTCGACAGTTCACTGGTTGCCCGGCTGCTGGTCGGTGACCGTCGCATCGCCTGCGCCTCGCCGGACTATCTTGCCAGGCATGGCTGGCCGCAGACCCCGGGTGATCTTGTCAATCATCGTTGCCTGTTGCCGGGTGATCCGCCGATCAATTTGTGGCGTTTTGTCGATCGCGATGGCGGGTCGGTGACCGTGAATGTGGGCAGCGGCATGTTCCAGACCAATGACGGCGAAGTGGCCCACGCGGCGACTCTGGCAGGTGCGGGTATTGCCTTGAAGTCGATATGGGATGTCGCCGACGATCTGGTATCCGGACGTCTGGTGGATGTCTTGCCGGACTGTCATTCTCCGGCCGCGCCGATCCAGGCCGTGTATGTGCGGGGTCAGACCGTCGTGTCGGGACGGGTGCGTGCGCTCATCGACTTTCTGGCGGAACGCCTGCAATGCAGTCCGATCCGGCATCGGCTGGAATCCCGGTTTGCCGTGTCAGTCTAG